The Amycolatopsis sp. NBC_01480 genome segment GTGGCTTCGCGGTCTTCCGCACGAAGGGCGGTCTGCTCGCGCACTCGACGCTGCTGGTCGACACGGATCCTTCGCGCGTCGGCGCGTACCTCACCGGCCCGCCGCCGGACCCGAAGCCGCTGGACTCGCACCGCAGCCCCGTCGCCTCGCTGTCCGGTCACGGCTTGTCGTTTGGCCCGGGTGAGGTGGAGTCGGTGGTCCGTGCGGCTGCCGGTTCGCTGCTCGGACCGCTTGAGCCGCGCTCGCCGTCTCCGGTCGAGCTGGACCGTCAGCGCACTTTGCTGCACACCCGTTACCACTACGAGGCCTGGCACACCGACGGACGGCAACGCCAAGCCTGACGCCCGGCCCGGACACAGCAAGAGCCCCTTTGCGGGAGTTCTTGCTGTGTCCGGGTTTCAGGCTCGGGTCACTCGGTTGCGGAGAACTTGACCGCCGGAACCTTCGCCACCGCGCGACGAGGCTTTGCTGCCGTCTTCGCCGGGACCGCCTTCGGTGCCGGGGCTGCCTTCGCCGCGGCTGTCTTCGGCGCTGCGGTCTTCGCGGCTGACTTGGCCGGAGCCCTCTTCGCCGCAGCCGCCTTCGTTGCCGAAGTCGTTGCCGGAGTTGCCTTCGCGGCCGAACGCTTCGCCGTTGCCGCCTTCGCTGGAGCAGCCTTCGGCGCCGGGGCTGCCTTTGCCGGGGCGGCCTTCTTCGTGCGGGTGGTCTTCGCAGTCGCGGTCTTCACCGCGGCCGCCTTACGCGAGGCGGGCTCCGCCTTCGTCGCGCGCTTACCCGCAACCGGCTTCGCCGCCTGCTTGGCGACTGGCTTGGCCGCCGTCTTGCCAGCCGACCGGCCGCCCGGCACCTTCGCCGAAGCGCCCGCTTTCCCTGCCCCAGCAGCAGGCTTCTTCGCCCCCGGCACGAAACGCGGCCGCTGCTTCCGCCCGCCGACGCGACGGGCCGCGTCCGCGTACCGGCCGAGGATCTTGCGCAGCGCGGCCGCGTTCGCGGAAGTCAGGTCGATCTCGTATTCGACGCCGTCGAGGCCGAATCCGACGGTCTGGGCCGCCGGGCCGCCGGTCAGGTCGTCCAGAACGCGGACAGCAGTGTTCCTGGCCATGAAGCCTCCCGTGCTCGATCGTGGTCATGCGTGCAACCGGCACGGCGACGCCCCGGCTCCCCCCGGTGCCGCCGGTTTCTTGCAGCTGTCTGACGAGAATAGCCGCTGGCTTGCGCGAAGCCGCGTGGTGGTGTGCGCTGAACCCATGTCAGGACAGACTTTCGACGTTGTGGTGATCGGGGCCGGACCGG includes the following:
- a CDS encoding histone-like nucleoid-structuring protein Lsr2; protein product: MARNTAVRVLDDLTGGPAAQTVGFGLDGVEYEIDLTSANAAALRKILGRYADAARRVGGRKQRPRFVPGAKKPAAGAGKAGASAKVPGGRSAGKTAAKPVAKQAAKPVAGKRATKAEPASRKAAAVKTATAKTTRTKKAAPAKAAPAPKAAPAKAATAKRSAAKATPATTSATKAAAAKRAPAKSAAKTAAPKTAAAKAAPAPKAVPAKTAAKPRRAVAKVPAVKFSATE